The DNA region GGCGTCGCTGCGGCTGATGCCAAGCGTTGGAGGGATGGGGGCTCACCTTGGTGAAAAGGCCACGAATGACAAAACTCAAAGTGACCGGCGGCATCCTGGTTGGATTCGGAACTGTGCTCGCGGGAGTCGCGACCTTGGCCATCTTCGGGGTCGTTCCGCTGACTGTCAATTTTTTCGGCCTCAATATAGATACGCAGGGCGAGCGCCTGGCCTGGATCGCATCTTGGGCTGCCGTGGCTGTCGTAGGATTGTTGTTTCTCTATCTCGCTCGGACTGGTCGGCGGGGTGAATCCGACTAGCGAGCGCTTGAATTGTGGTCAATGATGAACACGGATCCACTTGAAACTCGACGACTGCGACTGGTGCCCAAGACCCTGGCGGATGTTCGTGCGCAGATCGACGCGATGGACGCGGGCCAACGGGCGGAGTTGTCACCAGCCTGGCTTGCTCAGCTCAATTCGACACGCGTGGATCTCTGGACACTTGGATTTGACATCCTCGATCGGGGCACGGACGCGGTTGTGGGGACGTGTGGTTTCAAGGGGCCTCCGGGAGCCGATGGGGTCGTGGAGATCGCCTACGGCGTGACGCCGGACCAGCAGGGCAAGGGCTATGCGACTGAAGCCGCGGAGGCGCTCGTGGCATACGCCTTCGGTGGAAAACACGTTCGCCTGGTCCGGGCCCACACCCTTGCGGCGACAAATGCGTCCACGCGAGTGTTGACCAAATGTCGCTTCAGATTCGCGGGCGAGGTCGACGATCCAGACGACGGGTTGGTCTGGAGATGGGAACGGCAACCCGATTGACGGCGTCGTACACACCGTTCACCAAGTCGGTGGATGCGCCGAACGGCTATCGATTTCACCTTGAGGTAGCTCCATCCGATCTGGGAGAAGGTCGGGTGGGGCTTCGGGGCAAGGTGGAAACTCGTGAAGGGGGGGCGGGTGGCGCGGGCAGACCGGACACCCGGAGCCGACGTGAAGCGTCCTGACTTCTCGAATGAGACCTCAGGCTTCAATCTGATTCCGTTCGCCAGTATGGCTGGCGGGTGGCTGAGCCCGCTTCTGATGTTTTGGCTCTACGTGTGGGGGCCGCTCCGGCCGTTTCATTATCCGGATGGCGAGTTGTTGCCGCCGCTGCCGCTGCTGCTCGCGGGTTTCGGTCTTGGCCTTGCGGTATGGTGGCTTCCGGCGTCTTACTATCAGGTTCGCGCGTTTGAGCGGAACGGCCGCCTCTACGAGAACCTCGGCGTGCGACACTTTCGTTGGTTCGTTCCGGATGGAGACGCGGCCAATCGTTGGCGCCGTCGGAGCGATCCGGCCTTTCGCATCATCCGCAACCGGCACTATGCACAGGCGTTCCGCTACAGAACGGAATTGAGTGAAAAGAGCCATCTCGTCATGCTGGTGTTTGGCGCCATGTCAGCCAGCTTCGCAATGGCGATCGGCTGGTCCGGCTGGGCTATTTACCTGACCGTCGGCAATGTGCTCGTCAATCTCTACCCAATCCTTCTGCAGCGTTATACTCGCGCCCGCCTCAGTGCACTGCTGAGCCGTCACCATCTGGCATCAAGAGACCACCATGCCCGCCTCCAAAACTGACAAGAGTTCCATGCCCGCTGCCCGGAAGCCCGCCAAGCGCACGGCGGCACAAGGTAAATCTGCCTCGATGTTGCCGGAGAGCATGATCACCGGCAAAGCAAGCCCCGCGAGGGTGGCGGACGGCGACAAGCCGGTCTTTGCCTACATCGCCGGTACGGCCCTCAAACCGGTTCCGCCGGTGGCGATGGGCAAGTCTACGCGGGGCGTGGAACTCACATCCGTGGAAGACCTCGACGAACGCCAGGTCGCGACGTGGATGAAACAAGTGGCGGCCGTGCCCGGTGTCGGGGGGAAGAAGGGGCAGGCACAGTGATTGCCCGACCCTTCCTTCCGGCGAAAGACTTTGATCTATCCAAACGTTTCTATGAAGCCCTCGGCTTCACCAAGGTGCTGGATGGCGAAGTGGCCATCTTCCGGGTTGGGGCAAGCAGTTTTCTCCTCCAAAACTATTTCCAGAAGGAATGGGCAGAGAACTTCATGATGCAACTCATGGTGGACGACCTGGATTCCTGGTGGGCGCATGTATCGTCACTCGCACTGCCCGAAAAATTCGGCGTGCCTGCACCAAAGCCACCGGCGATGCAGCCCTGGGGCCTGCGGATCGCCTACGTGGTCGATCCGTCCGGAGTGCTGTGGCATGTTGCGCAACGACGCCCGGGCATCTCGCATGACGAATAGTTGTGGTACCGTTTGGCGCGCATCTATCTGAAGGAGACACACGTGGGCGAGCGACACCAGTTCTTGCTGGATGAGAGCAAGCTTCCCAAAGCCTGGTACAACATCAACGCGGACATGCCGGTGCCGCTGCCGCCATTCCTGCACCCCGGCACCATGGAGCCGCTCACGCCCGATTTCCTGAGCGTCCTGTTCCCGATGAGCCTGATCCTTCAGGAGGTCAGCGCCGAGCGATACATCGAGATCCCCGAGCCAGTGCGTGAGATCTATAAGCTCTGGCGGCCGACGCCGCTGCTCCGTGCCGTGCGGCTTGAACGCATGCTCGATACGCCCGCACACATCTACTACAAGTACGAAGGTGTGTCGCCGGTGGGGTCGCACAAACCCAACACGGCCGTGCCGCAGGCGTTCTTTAACAAAGAAGCCGGCACGAAGGCCATGACCACCGAGACCGGCGCCGGCCAGTGGGGCGCGGCCATGGCGATGGCCTGCAACTTCTTCAACATGGACCTGGAAGTGTTCATGGTGAAGCTCAGCTACGGCCAGAAGCCGTATCGCCGCATCATCATGGAAAACTTCGGCGCCCAGGTGTACGGCAGCCCGAGTGACCGCACTCATGCCGGCCGTGCCGTGCTGGCCCAGGAACCCGATAGCCCGGGCACGCTTGGCCTCGCGTTGTCCGAGGCGGTGGAAGCAGCCGCCACAAGCGGAGGCGCCAAGAAGTACTCTCCGGGCTCAGTGCTCGGCCACGTGCTGATGCACCAGACGGTGATTGGCCTGGAAGCCCTGCAACAGATGGAAATGGCGGGCGAGTACCCCGACATCGTCATCGGATGCGCAGGTGGAGGCTCCAACTTTGCGGGTTTCGCCTACCCGTTCCTGCACCAGAACCTGACGGCAGGAAAGACGAGCCGGATCATTGCCGCCGAGCCGGCGTCGTGCCCGAGCATGACCCGCGGCCGGTACACCTACGACTGGAGCGACATGGCGGCTTCTGCTCCCATCGTCAAAATGCATACGCTGGGACATACCTTCGTCCCTCCGAGCATTCATGCCGGAGGCCTGCGGTATCACGGCATGTCTCCCAGTGTGAGCGCGCTGGTGGAGCACGGCGACATCGAAGCGCGCGCGGTGGGGCAACTCGACACGTTTGCTGCAGCCGTGCAGTTTTCCAAGGCCGAGGGCATCATCCCGGCTCCCGAAAGCGCGCACGCCATTCGGGCCGCCATCGACGAGGCGCTTGTCTGCAAACAGACCGGCCAGAAGAAGGTCATCGCCTTCAACCTCTCCGGCCACGGGCACTTCGACATGATGGCCTACGAGGCCTACCACCGCGGGCAGTTGCAGGACTACGAGTACCCGGCGGAGAAAGTGGCCGAGGCGATGGCGCACCTGCCGAACGTGCCGGGTCGCTGAAGGGCCTGCCATGGCCAAGCCTGCAACCTTCCTGCCCAAACGGATCCTCGTGCATCTGGACACGACGTCCGACCGGCGGCCTGCGCTCACGCGGGCGCTTCACCTGGCGCAGCACTCGGGTGGATCTCTGCGGATCGTCGATGTGCTCGCGCCGTTGCCCCGGCATACGCCAAACCTGTCGGGCCTTGAACGTCTGCTGCGCACAACGATAAAGGGCCGCTTGTCGGAGGCCGCAGCCTTCGCCAGGCGCATGGGGGTGTCGGCCACGGTGACACTCCTTGAAGGCGACGTTGCGGCGATGCTCGTGGAAGCGTCTGTCGCGTGGCGCGCCGACGTCGTGTTGCGGTCGCACGGCGTCCGCCACGAAAAGCCGGGTCCCATCGGCCCCATTGACAGCCAGTTGCTGCGCGCCAGCCCGAGCCCGGTGTGGTTCGTGACGCCTCGACAGGCTGACGGAGAGACCATGGTGGTGGCTGCGGTTGATCCCGACCCGGGCGATTCGCCGCGCCACGACCTGAGCGTTCGCGTGGCACGCACCGCACTGGCGGTTTCGGCGGACACAGGCGCCACGCTGCACATCGTGCACGCCTGGACGGCCTACGGCCATCAGGTGCTGGCCTCGCACACCAGCAGAGCTGGGCTCGTGGAATATGTCGACGCCTGCCGGAAGGGCGCCCGTCAGCGGTTCGATGCACTGATCCAGGACGCACAGGTGCCGGCTTCCGTCCAGACTCACCTGATCGAAGGTGAAAGCGACGGTGTCTTGACGCAGTTCATTGAGCGCCGCCGAACGTCGCTCGTCGTGATCGGCACGGTGGGCCGTACCGGGCTGGCCGGCCTCGTGGTGGGTAACACGGCCGAGCGCGTGCTTCGAGGCGTTCGGTGTTCGGTCTTGGCCCTGAAGCCGGCTGCGGCGCGCACGGCGTCCCGTTAAGTCGCTACAGCGCGAGCCACGTGGCCGTCAGGTAGATCGCCGTTAACCCAACCAGCGTCCACGACACGCGCCCGAAGAGTCGCGGCGGGCGTGCCGTCAGTCCGACAATGACAATCGCCGACATGGTGGCCGCTGCGATCGCGGTGATGGCATGGCCCTGTGACACCGCGGCGAAGATCGGCCCGTCCGTGAAAAACACGTCGTCAACAGCGAAGATGGCAACGTTGAACATGTTGCTGCCCAGCACGTTGGCCACAGCCATGTCCCACGCGCCAAGACGCATTGCCGCTAGCGACACCACCACCTCCGGCAGCGACGTCGACAATGCCACGAAGGCGGTTCCCACAAATCCCTGAGCCAGGCCGGTGGCATCGGCGAATCGGACCGCCAGGCCAGGCAAGTTGGCGGCAGCGCCCACCAGCACCACTGCCGTGCCGGCATAACGCCAGAGGGCGCCCTTGAGTGAGAGGTGCGCGTAGCGTGCGCCGAGGCCTTCGCTCTCGGCCACCTGATCATGCGTGTGTTCGTAGTTGTAGATCGAACGCACGGCCATCATGTAGCCGCCGAACAAGACGATGCTCGGTGCGCCGACCCAGCCGATCGAGGGCCAGCGGGACGCGGTCAGGATTGAGGCGGCCAGCGCCAGCAGGAGTATCGCGCCCAGCGCCGCCGACAGAGTGTGCACGGGACGGAGCCGATGGAACAGAGGCTTTGGTGACAGCAGATCGAGCACGCCGAGGATCAGCAGATTGAACAGGCAACTGCCGACCACATCTCCGGCAGCAATCTCGGGAGCGCCAATGATCGATGCGCTGACGCCCGTCACCAGTTCCGGCAACGACGTCACCGACGCCATCGCGATCACGCCGACCCACGCCTGCCCGAGGCCGGACCGCTCGGCAATGACGTCGCCGTAGTACGACAGCCGCGCGCCGCTCACGACAATCACTATCGCGCAGAGCGCGAACAGCGTGACGATCATCAGCATTGACACATCAGGACTCCTGTCGCGAATGCAGGTGACGCAGGCCTTGCCCAATCACTGCGGGAATGGCCGCCAGGCCTGTCACCGTCATCCAGTCGCGCCATGACATCGGCGTGGTGTGAAGAATATCGCGCAGCGGCTCCACGCTGACCGCCAGCACCTGCAGCCCAACCACGAGCGCCACGGCCGCCAGCGCCCATGGATTCGCGATTATTCGTCGTGGCGCGGTGACCGGAGCATGACTTCGTGCGGTACCCAGGTGAAAGAGTTGCGCCAGCGCCAGCGTCATAAACGCCATCGTCTTGGCCCCCGCAGGCGTTGAAGGCTCAGTCCACCAGAAGGCGACCAGCGTGACTGCGGCAATGGTGGTGCCGTGGAACGTGATAGCCCGCAGGAACGGCGCCGACAGCATTGCAGCGCGTGGATCGCGGGGCGGTCGCGACATCACGCCGGGCTCGGCGGGTTCCATGGCGAGCGCCAGCGCCGGGAACGTGTCTGTCACCAGGTTCAGCCACAGGATTTGAATCGGCAAAAGAGGCAGGGGGCCGCCGGCAAGTCCAGCCACCAACAGCACGATGATCTCGGCGAGGTTGCAGGAGAAGAGATAAAAGACGAATTTCCGGATGTTGTCGTAGATCACCCGGCCTTCCTCGATGGCCGCACCGATGGTGGGGAACCAGTCGTCCTGCAACACCACGTCGGCCGCTTCGCGCGCCACATCGGTGCCCCGGCGTCCCATCGCCACGCCCACATCCGACTGCTTGAGCGCTGCGGCGTCGTTGACGCCGTCGCCCAGGAACGCCACGATCTCGCCTCGGCCCTGCAGCGCGGCGACGATGCGAAGCTTGGCCTCGGGACTGACGCGTGAAAAGGCGCCGATGCCGGGCAGCGCCTCGCCCAGCGCGTCGTCGCTCCAGTCGTCAACCGTCTGGCCCGCAACCACATCGTCTTGCTCTTCCAGCAGGCCCAGGTCACGCCCGACCGCCCGAGCCGTCAATCGCTGGTCTCCCGTGATCATCACCGTACGAATGCCGGCGCTCTTGAACTGTTCGATCGTCTCGCTGACGCCGCTGGCCGGAGGATCGATCAGGCCGACGAGCCCCAGAAACGTCAACTCGGTGAGCGCCTCCACGTTGTGTGCGGTCACTGTGGCCGATGCGAGTGCGATGACCCGCAGGCCATCGGCGGCGAGCCGGCTATTGACGGCTTCGATCGCTGAGCGCGCCGGTGCGTCAAGCGGCTGCTCTTGACCGTCCGCGTCGAGCCAGCGGCGAGACCGATCGAGGAGCGCTGCCGGCGCGCCCTTCACGCAGGCGATCAAGGTGGCGTCGGGCCGGCGATGGAACGTGGCCATCAAGCGGAGGTCACTTGAGAACGGCACCTCACCAACCTCAGGCCATTCCGTCAGCAGGCTCTCACGAACGTGGCCGGTCTTCTGCCCCAGGACGATCAGCGCGACGTCGGTGGGGTCGCCCTTGGCGACCCACGCATCGCCTTCGCGTACGGCCGCGCCCCGCCCAGCAAGCACGGCCACGCGAATCGCCAGGTCGAACGGTGGGTCAATCGATGGGCTGACGTCGCCCTCGGGCGCGTAGCCACTGCCGCTGACCACGTGATCGTGCCCGGCGATCCACACGTGAGTGGCGGTCATCTCGCCTGCAGTCAATGTGCCGGTCTTGTCGGTGCAGACCACGGTCACTGAACCCAGCGACTCGACGGACGGCAGGCGCCGAACGAGCGCGTGCCGACGCGACATGCGGCGCACGCCCACCGCCAATGCGATGGTGGCCACAGCCGGAAGTCCCTCGGGCACCGCTGCCACCGCCAGCGCGATGGCCGTGGTGATGATGTCGGGCCATGCCATGCCCTGGAGCCATCCGAGCGCGGCCACGACGGCGGCCACGGCCAGCGCCAGCCAGACCAGTCGGCCACCGAGCGCATCCAGGCGAAGTTCGAGCGGCGTGCGGCCTTCCTTCACGGCAGACACCATCACGCCAATGCGACCGATCTCTGTCTGCATGCCGGTGGCCGTCACGACGGCGGTTGCGCGCCCGTCCACCACCACCGTGCCGCTGTAAAGCATGCAGGAACGCTCGGCGAGGGGAGCCGCCGCAGGCGCCACACCGATCGTCTTGCCCACCGGCACTGACTCACCGGTGAGCGCGGCCTCGTTCAGCCGTAGTCCGGTCGCGATGATCACCCTCGCATCGGCGGGCACGGCGCCGCCGGCTTCGACGACGATGATGTCGCCGGGGACGAGAGCGGCCGCCTTGATCTCTGCGAGCCCGTCTGCCTGTCCGGGCCCGGGGGGCTGGCGCCGCACCATGGCGCGCCGGGGCGTGAGCGATGAAAGTGCCTCAATCGCGCGGCGAGCGCGGAGCTCTGTCACGAATCCCAG from Acidobacteriota bacterium includes:
- a CDS encoding GNAT family N-acetyltransferase, whose product is MMNTDPLETRRLRLVPKTLADVRAQIDAMDAGQRAELSPAWLAQLNSTRVDLWTLGFDILDRGTDAVVGTCGFKGPPGADGVVEIAYGVTPDQQGKGYATEAAEALVAYAFGGKHVRLVRAHTLAATNASTRVLTKCRFRFAGEVDDPDDGLVWRWERQPD
- a CDS encoding glyoxalase encodes the protein MIARPFLPAKDFDLSKRFYEALGFTKVLDGEVAIFRVGASSFLLQNYFQKEWAENFMMQLMVDDLDSWWAHVSSLALPEKFGVPAPKPPAMQPWGLRIAYVVDPSGVLWHVAQRRPGISHDE
- a CDS encoding sodium:calcium antiporter produces the protein MLMIVTLFALCAIVIVVSGARLSYYGDVIAERSGLGQAWVGVIAMASVTSLPELVTGVSASIIGAPEIAAGDVVGSCLFNLLILGVLDLLSPKPLFHRLRPVHTLSAALGAILLLALAASILTASRWPSIGWVGAPSIVLFGGYMMAVRSIYNYEHTHDQVAESEGLGARYAHLSLKGALWRYAGTAVVLVGAAANLPGLAVRFADATGLAQGFVGTAFVALSTSLPEVVVSLAAMRLGAWDMAVANVLGSNMFNVAIFAVDDVFFTDGPIFAAVSQGHAITAIAAATMSAIVIVGLTARPPRLFGRVSWTLVGLTAIYLTATWLAL
- a CDS encoding TrpB-like pyridoxal phosphate-dependent enzyme, which translates into the protein MGERHQFLLDESKLPKAWYNINADMPVPLPPFLHPGTMEPLTPDFLSVLFPMSLILQEVSAERYIEIPEPVREIYKLWRPTPLLRAVRLERMLDTPAHIYYKYEGVSPVGSHKPNTAVPQAFFNKEAGTKAMTTETGAGQWGAAMAMACNFFNMDLEVFMVKLSYGQKPYRRIIMENFGAQVYGSPSDRTHAGRAVLAQEPDSPGTLGLALSEAVEAAATSGGAKKYSPGSVLGHVLMHQTVIGLEALQQMEMAGEYPDIVIGCAGGGSNFAGFAYPFLHQNLTAGKTSRIIAAEPASCPSMTRGRYTYDWSDMAASAPIVKMHTLGHTFVPPSIHAGGLRYHGMSPSVSALVEHGDIEARAVGQLDTFAAAVQFSKAEGIIPAPESAHAIRAAIDEALVCKQTGQKKVIAFNLSGHGHFDMMAYEAYHRGQLQDYEYPAEKVAEAMAHLPNVPGR
- a CDS encoding cation-translocating P-type ATPase, encoding MASTVPVWHAQPVEDVLAALEATPQGLTAADVEQRRARHGRNVLTLAPPKSAFKILIEQFRGVVVGLLAGAAVVAWFTADAMDAAAIGAVLVLNAALGFVTELRARRAIEALSSLTPRRAMVRRQPPGPGQADGLAEIKAAALVPGDIIVVEAGGAVPADARVIIATGLRLNEAALTGESVPVGKTIGVAPAAAPLAERSCMLYSGTVVVDGRATAVVTATGMQTEIGRIGVMVSAVKEGRTPLELRLDALGGRLVWLALAVAAVVAALGWLQGMAWPDIITTAIALAVAAVPEGLPAVATIALAVGVRRMSRRHALVRRLPSVESLGSVTVVCTDKTGTLTAGEMTATHVWIAGHDHVVSGSGYAPEGDVSPSIDPPFDLAIRVAVLAGRGAAVREGDAWVAKGDPTDVALIVLGQKTGHVRESLLTEWPEVGEVPFSSDLRLMATFHRRPDATLIACVKGAPAALLDRSRRWLDADGQEQPLDAPARSAIEAVNSRLAADGLRVIALASATVTAHNVEALTELTFLGLVGLIDPPASGVSETIEQFKSAGIRTVMITGDQRLTARAVGRDLGLLEEQDDVVAGQTVDDWSDDALGEALPGIGAFSRVSPEAKLRIVAALQGRGEIVAFLGDGVNDAAALKQSDVGVAMGRRGTDVAREAADVVLQDDWFPTIGAAIEEGRVIYDNIRKFVFYLFSCNLAEIIVLLVAGLAGGPLPLLPIQILWLNLVTDTFPALALAMEPAEPGVMSRPPRDPRAAMLSAPFLRAITFHGTTIAAVTLVAFWWTEPSTPAGAKTMAFMTLALAQLFHLGTARSHAPVTAPRRIIANPWALAAVALVVGLQVLAVSVEPLRDILHTTPMSWRDWMTVTGLAAIPAVIGQGLRHLHSRQES
- a CDS encoding universal stress protein; amino-acid sequence: MAKPATFLPKRILVHLDTTSDRRPALTRALHLAQHSGGSLRIVDVLAPLPRHTPNLSGLERLLRTTIKGRLSEAAAFARRMGVSATVTLLEGDVAAMLVEASVAWRADVVLRSHGVRHEKPGPIGPIDSQLLRASPSPVWFVTPRQADGETMVVAAVDPDPGDSPRHDLSVRVARTALAVSADTGATLHIVHAWTAYGHQVLASHTSRAGLVEYVDACRKGARQRFDALIQDAQVPASVQTHLIEGESDGVLTQFIERRRTSLVVIGTVGRTGLAGLVVGNTAERVLRGVRCSVLALKPAAARTASR